The following coding sequences lie in one Xiphophorus maculatus strain JP 163 A chromosome 4, X_maculatus-5.0-male, whole genome shotgun sequence genomic window:
- the rcn1 gene encoding reticulocalbin-1: protein MAGFSFSFSLVCAALLGAFLVSAKPMLRKERVLRDPELSRQAHEDNKSYQYDHEAFLGKDEAKTFDQLTPEESRDRLSKIVDRIDGDADGYITTDELNAWIKRVQKRYVYENVVKVWTDYDLNKDNKISWDEYKQATYGYYLANPEEFEDATDKFSFKKMLPRDERRFKAADLNGDLAADREEFTSFLHPEEFEHMKNIVVLETLEDIDNNGDGHVDEDEYIADMFAHEDGGPEPDWVRTEREQFSDFRDLNKDGKMDLDEIRQWIMPQDYDHAQAEARHLVYESDQDKDQKLTKQEILDNWNMFVGSQATNYGEDLTRNHDEL from the exons ATGGCTGgatttagctttagctttagcttggTGTGCGCTGCGCTCCTGGGCGCCTTCCTAGTGAGCGCGAAGCCCATGCTGAGGAAAGAGAGGGTTCTCCGTGACCCAGAGCTGAGCAGACAAGCCCACGAAGACAATAAGAGCTATCAGTACGACCACGAGGCCTTTCTGGGCAAGGACGAGGCCAAGACGTTTGACCAGCTCACCCCCGAGGAGAGTAGAGACAGACTGAG CAAAATCGTGGACCGTATAGATGGGGACGCAGATGGGTACATCACGACAGACGAGCTGAACGCCTGGATAAAGCGTGTCCAAAAGCGCTACGTGTACGAGAACGTAGTAAAGGTGTGGACGGATTATGATCTGAACAAAGACAACAAGATCTCATGGGATGAGTACAAGCAGGCCACTTACGGATACTATCTCG CTAACCCTGAGGAATTTGAGGATGCCACAGACAAGTTCAGCTTTAAGAAGATGCTCCCTCGAGATGAGAGGAGATTTAAAGCAGCAGATCTGAACGGCGACCTGGCAGCAGACCGGGAAGAGTTCACATCTTTCCTCCATCCTGAGGAGTTTGAGCACATGAAGAATATTGTGGTTCTG GAAACGCTGGAGGACATCGACAACAACGGCGATGGACATGTGGATGAAGACGAGTACATTG CCGACATGTTTGCTCACGAGGACGGGGGTCCTGAACCTGACTGGGTCAGGACTGAGCGAGAGCAGTTCTCCGACTTCCGAGACCTGAACAAAGACGGAAAGATGGATCTGGATGAAATCCGGCAATGGATCATGCCACAGGACTATGACCACGCCCAGGCCGAGGCCAGACATCTTGTGTACGAGTCCGACCAGGACAAG GATCAGAAACTGACCAAACAGGAAATTCTTGACAACTGGAACATGTTTGTTGGAAGTCAGGCCACGAATTATGGTGAAGACCTCACCAGAAACCACGATGAGCTCTGA
- the wt1 gene encoding Wilms tumor protein isoform X4 encodes MLTELNFGGMSVGSDVCDLTLLPPAPPVPSLPGAGGIPVGGGQWTQLLDLHPGSPYSTLNSHHSLIKQEPSWGAADLNEDPHCGHGAFTVHFSGQFTGSGPCRVGTFGETPASQRMFPTGAYLPGCVDSPPPTRNQGYGAVGLDSNPSYGHTPSHHTPQLSSLSFKHEDTLSPPNSIVDQQYSTPNPMFGCHSPPESCPSNQALLLRNYNSDNLYQMASQLECVTWNQMNSLTSTMKGHAISYDSDPPAPAPPMLVSAQYHIHAHGVFKGLQDVRRVPGIAPPAAKSAEANEKRPFVCTHPGCNKRYFKQSHLQMHGRKHSGERPYRCDFTDCGRRFSRSDQLKRHQRRHTGVKPFECETCQRKFSRSDHLKTHTRTHTGEKPFTCRWPNCQKKFARSDELVRHNSMHQRNLTKLQPAI; translated from the exons ATGCTGACTGAGCTGAACTTCGGAGGTATGTCTGTGGGGTCAGATGTCTGCGATCTGACCCTCTTACCACCAGCACCCCCTGTGCCATCCCTACCAGGAGCTGGAGGGATACCTGTTGGCGGCGGCCAATGGACCCAGCTGCTTGACCTTCACCCTGGCTCTCCCTACAGCACCCTGAACTCCCACCACTCCCTGATAAAGCAGGAGCCCAGCTGGGGGGCCGCTGACCTAAATGAGGACCCGCACTGTGGACACGGGGCCTTTACCGTTCACTTCTCCGGCCAGTTCACAGGCTCGGGCCCTTGTCGGGTCGGCACCTTTGGGGAGACACCCGCGAGTCAAAGGATGTTTCCCACTGGGGCCTACCTGCCCGGCTGTGTGGACAGCCCACCTCCGACCAGGAATCAGG gtTATGGAGCAGTCGGTTTAGACAGCAACCCCAGTTACGGTCACACACCCTCCCATCACACTCCCCAGCTCTCCAGCCTGTCCTTCAAACACGAGGACACGCTGTCACCGCCGAACAGCATAG TTGACCAGCAGTATTCCACACCAAATCCCATGTTTGGCTGCCACAGTCCTCCAGAATCCTGTCCAAGCAATCAAGCTCTTCTGCTGAGAAACTACAACAG TGATAACCTGTACCAAATGGCATCTCAGCTGGAATGCGTCACATGGAACCAAATGAACTCACTGACATCAACAATGAAGGG TCATGCGATCAGTTATGACAGCGACCCTCCAGCTCCAGCCCCGCCCATGCTTGTCAGCGCCCAGTACCACATTCACGCACATGGCGTTTTCAAAGGACTCCAG GATGTCAGACGGGTACCTGGCATTGCTCCTCCAGCGGCAAAGTCTGCAGAGGCCAACGAGAAGCGCCCTTTTGTGTGCACTCATCCCGGCTGCAACAAGAGATACTTCAAGCAGTCGCATCTGCAGATGCATGGCCGAAAACATTCAG GAGAAAGGCCTTACCGGTGTGATTTCACGGATTGTGGCCGCAGGTTCTCTCGCTCAGATCAGTTAAAGAGACATCaacgcagacacacag GAGTGAAGCCCTTTGAGTGTGAGACCTGTCAGAGAAAGTTCTCACGGTCAGATCACCTTAAGACTCACACTCGGACTCATACAG GTGAGAAGCCGTTTACTTGCCGCTGGCCCAACTGTCAGAAGAAGTTTGCCCGCTCTGACGAGCTGGTGCGCCACAACAGCATGCACCAGAGGAACCTGACCAAGCTGCAGCCTGCCATCTGA
- the wt1 gene encoding Wilms tumor protein isoform X2, with protein sequence MLTELNFGGMSVGSDVCDLTLLPPAPPVPSLPGAGGIPVGGGQWTQLLDLHPGSPYSTLNSHHSLIKQEPSWGAADLNEDPHCGHGAFTVHFSGQFTGSGPCRVGTFGETPASQRMFPTGAYLPGCVDSPPPTRNQGYGAVGLDSNPSYGHTPSHHTPQLSSLSFKHEDTLSPPNSIVDQQYSTPNPMFGCHSPPESCPSNQALLLRNYNSDNLYQMASQLECVTWNQMNSLTSTMKGHAISYDSDPPAPAPPMLVSAQYHIHAHGVFKGLQDVRRVPGIAPPAAKSAEANEKRPFVCTHPGCNKRYFKQSHLQMHGRKHSGERPYRCDFTDCGRRFSRSDQLKRHQRRHTGVKPFECETCQRKFSRSDHLKTHTRTHTGKTSEKPFTCRWPNCQKKFARSDELVRHNSMHQRNLTKLQPAI encoded by the exons ATGCTGACTGAGCTGAACTTCGGAGGTATGTCTGTGGGGTCAGATGTCTGCGATCTGACCCTCTTACCACCAGCACCCCCTGTGCCATCCCTACCAGGAGCTGGAGGGATACCTGTTGGCGGCGGCCAATGGACCCAGCTGCTTGACCTTCACCCTGGCTCTCCCTACAGCACCCTGAACTCCCACCACTCCCTGATAAAGCAGGAGCCCAGCTGGGGGGCCGCTGACCTAAATGAGGACCCGCACTGTGGACACGGGGCCTTTACCGTTCACTTCTCCGGCCAGTTCACAGGCTCGGGCCCTTGTCGGGTCGGCACCTTTGGGGAGACACCCGCGAGTCAAAGGATGTTTCCCACTGGGGCCTACCTGCCCGGCTGTGTGGACAGCCCACCTCCGACCAGGAATCAGG gtTATGGAGCAGTCGGTTTAGACAGCAACCCCAGTTACGGTCACACACCCTCCCATCACACTCCCCAGCTCTCCAGCCTGTCCTTCAAACACGAGGACACGCTGTCACCGCCGAACAGCATAG TTGACCAGCAGTATTCCACACCAAATCCCATGTTTGGCTGCCACAGTCCTCCAGAATCCTGTCCAAGCAATCAAGCTCTTCTGCTGAGAAACTACAACAG TGATAACCTGTACCAAATGGCATCTCAGCTGGAATGCGTCACATGGAACCAAATGAACTCACTGACATCAACAATGAAGGG TCATGCGATCAGTTATGACAGCGACCCTCCAGCTCCAGCCCCGCCCATGCTTGTCAGCGCCCAGTACCACATTCACGCACATGGCGTTTTCAAAGGACTCCAG GATGTCAGACGGGTACCTGGCATTGCTCCTCCAGCGGCAAAGTCTGCAGAGGCCAACGAGAAGCGCCCTTTTGTGTGCACTCATCCCGGCTGCAACAAGAGATACTTCAAGCAGTCGCATCTGCAGATGCATGGCCGAAAACATTCAG GAGAAAGGCCTTACCGGTGTGATTTCACGGATTGTGGCCGCAGGTTCTCTCGCTCAGATCAGTTAAAGAGACATCaacgcagacacacag GAGTGAAGCCCTTTGAGTGTGAGACCTGTCAGAGAAAGTTCTCACGGTCAGATCACCTTAAGACTCACACTCGGACTCATACAGGTAAAACAA GTGAGAAGCCGTTTACTTGCCGCTGGCCCAACTGTCAGAAGAAGTTTGCCCGCTCTGACGAGCTGGTGCGCCACAACAGCATGCACCAGAGGAACCTGACCAAGCTGCAGCCTGCCATCTGA
- the wt1 gene encoding Wilms tumor protein isoform X3 produces the protein MLTELNFGGMSVGSDVCDLTLLPPAPPVPSLPGAGGIPVGGGQWTQLLDLHPGSPYSTLNSHHSLIKQEPSWGAADLNEDPHCGHGAFTVHFSGQFTGSGPCRVGTFGETPASQRMFPTGAYLPGCVDSPPPTRNQGYGAVGLDSNPSYGHTPSHHTPQLSSLSFKHEDTLSPPNSIVDQQYSTPNPMFGCHSPPESCPSNQALLLRNYNSDNLYQMASQLECVTWNQMNSLTSTMKGSHAISYDSDPPAPAPPMLVSAQYHIHAHGVFKGLQDVRRVPGIAPPAAKSAEANEKRPFVCTHPGCNKRYFKQSHLQMHGRKHSGERPYRCDFTDCGRRFSRSDQLKRHQRRHTGVKPFECETCQRKFSRSDHLKTHTRTHTGEKPFTCRWPNCQKKFARSDELVRHNSMHQRNLTKLQPAI, from the exons ATGCTGACTGAGCTGAACTTCGGAGGTATGTCTGTGGGGTCAGATGTCTGCGATCTGACCCTCTTACCACCAGCACCCCCTGTGCCATCCCTACCAGGAGCTGGAGGGATACCTGTTGGCGGCGGCCAATGGACCCAGCTGCTTGACCTTCACCCTGGCTCTCCCTACAGCACCCTGAACTCCCACCACTCCCTGATAAAGCAGGAGCCCAGCTGGGGGGCCGCTGACCTAAATGAGGACCCGCACTGTGGACACGGGGCCTTTACCGTTCACTTCTCCGGCCAGTTCACAGGCTCGGGCCCTTGTCGGGTCGGCACCTTTGGGGAGACACCCGCGAGTCAAAGGATGTTTCCCACTGGGGCCTACCTGCCCGGCTGTGTGGACAGCCCACCTCCGACCAGGAATCAGG gtTATGGAGCAGTCGGTTTAGACAGCAACCCCAGTTACGGTCACACACCCTCCCATCACACTCCCCAGCTCTCCAGCCTGTCCTTCAAACACGAGGACACGCTGTCACCGCCGAACAGCATAG TTGACCAGCAGTATTCCACACCAAATCCCATGTTTGGCTGCCACAGTCCTCCAGAATCCTGTCCAAGCAATCAAGCTCTTCTGCTGAGAAACTACAACAG TGATAACCTGTACCAAATGGCATCTCAGCTGGAATGCGTCACATGGAACCAAATGAACTCACTGACATCAACAATGAAGGG CAGTCATGCGATCAGTTATGACAGCGACCCTCCAGCTCCAGCCCCGCCCATGCTTGTCAGCGCCCAGTACCACATTCACGCACATGGCGTTTTCAAAGGACTCCAG GATGTCAGACGGGTACCTGGCATTGCTCCTCCAGCGGCAAAGTCTGCAGAGGCCAACGAGAAGCGCCCTTTTGTGTGCACTCATCCCGGCTGCAACAAGAGATACTTCAAGCAGTCGCATCTGCAGATGCATGGCCGAAAACATTCAG GAGAAAGGCCTTACCGGTGTGATTTCACGGATTGTGGCCGCAGGTTCTCTCGCTCAGATCAGTTAAAGAGACATCaacgcagacacacag GAGTGAAGCCCTTTGAGTGTGAGACCTGTCAGAGAAAGTTCTCACGGTCAGATCACCTTAAGACTCACACTCGGACTCATACAG GTGAGAAGCCGTTTACTTGCCGCTGGCCCAACTGTCAGAAGAAGTTTGCCCGCTCTGACGAGCTGGTGCGCCACAACAGCATGCACCAGAGGAACCTGACCAAGCTGCAGCCTGCCATCTGA
- the wt1 gene encoding Wilms tumor protein isoform X1 — MLTELNFGGMSVGSDVCDLTLLPPAPPVPSLPGAGGIPVGGGQWTQLLDLHPGSPYSTLNSHHSLIKQEPSWGAADLNEDPHCGHGAFTVHFSGQFTGSGPCRVGTFGETPASQRMFPTGAYLPGCVDSPPPTRNQGYGAVGLDSNPSYGHTPSHHTPQLSSLSFKHEDTLSPPNSIVDQQYSTPNPMFGCHSPPESCPSNQALLLRNYNSDNLYQMASQLECVTWNQMNSLTSTMKGSHAISYDSDPPAPAPPMLVSAQYHIHAHGVFKGLQDVRRVPGIAPPAAKSAEANEKRPFVCTHPGCNKRYFKQSHLQMHGRKHSGERPYRCDFTDCGRRFSRSDQLKRHQRRHTGVKPFECETCQRKFSRSDHLKTHTRTHTGKTSEKPFTCRWPNCQKKFARSDELVRHNSMHQRNLTKLQPAI; from the exons ATGCTGACTGAGCTGAACTTCGGAGGTATGTCTGTGGGGTCAGATGTCTGCGATCTGACCCTCTTACCACCAGCACCCCCTGTGCCATCCCTACCAGGAGCTGGAGGGATACCTGTTGGCGGCGGCCAATGGACCCAGCTGCTTGACCTTCACCCTGGCTCTCCCTACAGCACCCTGAACTCCCACCACTCCCTGATAAAGCAGGAGCCCAGCTGGGGGGCCGCTGACCTAAATGAGGACCCGCACTGTGGACACGGGGCCTTTACCGTTCACTTCTCCGGCCAGTTCACAGGCTCGGGCCCTTGTCGGGTCGGCACCTTTGGGGAGACACCCGCGAGTCAAAGGATGTTTCCCACTGGGGCCTACCTGCCCGGCTGTGTGGACAGCCCACCTCCGACCAGGAATCAGG gtTATGGAGCAGTCGGTTTAGACAGCAACCCCAGTTACGGTCACACACCCTCCCATCACACTCCCCAGCTCTCCAGCCTGTCCTTCAAACACGAGGACACGCTGTCACCGCCGAACAGCATAG TTGACCAGCAGTATTCCACACCAAATCCCATGTTTGGCTGCCACAGTCCTCCAGAATCCTGTCCAAGCAATCAAGCTCTTCTGCTGAGAAACTACAACAG TGATAACCTGTACCAAATGGCATCTCAGCTGGAATGCGTCACATGGAACCAAATGAACTCACTGACATCAACAATGAAGGG CAGTCATGCGATCAGTTATGACAGCGACCCTCCAGCTCCAGCCCCGCCCATGCTTGTCAGCGCCCAGTACCACATTCACGCACATGGCGTTTTCAAAGGACTCCAG GATGTCAGACGGGTACCTGGCATTGCTCCTCCAGCGGCAAAGTCTGCAGAGGCCAACGAGAAGCGCCCTTTTGTGTGCACTCATCCCGGCTGCAACAAGAGATACTTCAAGCAGTCGCATCTGCAGATGCATGGCCGAAAACATTCAG GAGAAAGGCCTTACCGGTGTGATTTCACGGATTGTGGCCGCAGGTTCTCTCGCTCAGATCAGTTAAAGAGACATCaacgcagacacacag GAGTGAAGCCCTTTGAGTGTGAGACCTGTCAGAGAAAGTTCTCACGGTCAGATCACCTTAAGACTCACACTCGGACTCATACAGGTAAAACAA GTGAGAAGCCGTTTACTTGCCGCTGGCCCAACTGTCAGAAGAAGTTTGCCCGCTCTGACGAGCTGGTGCGCCACAACAGCATGCACCAGAGGAACCTGACCAAGCTGCAGCCTGCCATCTGA